In Capra hircus breed San Clemente chromosome 5, ASM170441v1, whole genome shotgun sequence, the DNA window GTCTGAGGGAAATGACTTTATGCGAGCCCAGCGGGCAGGCCGGAGGAGCCCTGGAGGACGTGCTCCCTGAGACCCTGGGCGACAGGCTCCCTGGGAAGGAGGGCAGGCATCCGGAGCCCAGCTGAGCTCATCAGTCAATACAAGGAAGCCTCAgtaaatcatttatatttattgaacTAAAGTCTGTGGAACACAATGTGGAGAGAGGCAGATGGTCCTAGAATATCTTATTCTGCTCCATCCCCaactgaggaggaaactgagggtcagagaggtctTGTCTGTTGACCCCAggctggttgatctccttgacaCACCACATAGTTCCTTGACCTGTTGATGCCTTCtgctttcatctttctttctgttttcccaaATCAATCCCTGTTCCTACACAACACTGGGAATTTCATGGGAATTTCGTCGGTCTCTCGGTGCACCCTGAACTCAAAGGGCACCTGGATGCTTGCCAGATGCTCCATCCACTGTGTTGCCACACCCCTGctgccaccaccatcatcaccaccacggTCATCAAGAAGCCACTGCCTGAAGCTCTACACAGACCGTTCTTCagagaagatgtacagatggctaGCCAGCATATGTAAAGAGCCTGAACACTGgtgattattcagttcagttcagttcagttcagttgctcagtcgcatccgactcttcacgaccccatggaccacagcacgccaggcctccctgtccatcaccacctccgggagtctactcagactcatctccattgagtcagtgatgccatccaaccagctcatcctctgtgtatgctaatcaaaactacaacaagtGATCACCCCTTAACAATCTGAAGGGCCATCAAGTAAAAGTCTACAATCAGTATTGgagatgatgtggagaaaagacaagcctcctacactgttgctgagaatataaattggtgtggccctatggaaaacagtaaagaagttccttaaaaactaaaaatagagctatcctGTGATCCAGCGATCCCATTCAGGGCAtacatttggaaaagaaaaagttccaattcgaaaagatacacgcaccctatgttcacagcagcactattcacaatagccaaagcatggaagcaacccagatgctGTCAGCAGATGCAGGGATAGAGACAATGTGGTTCATAGAGAcggtggaatatcactcagccataaaaaggatggaAGAATGCCTTTTGTAGTGACATGCATGGATCTACAGGTgatcatactcagtgaagtaagtcTGGCAGAAAAGACAGGTGTGCAATATCACTTGCATGGGAATCTAAGAAGGAGTCTAGGTGGTTGCCTGGTGCTCTAGTGGCTAGAATTTGGTGGGTTTGCTGCTATGGCCACGTTTATCCCacgtcagggagctgagatccgaCAAACTGctaggcatggccaaaaacaaagaGCCAAATGAACTTATGAACAAACTAAAATATACTCATACTCATAGAAAACATAACTTGTTGTTACTAAAGAGAGAGGGGTAAAcgaggagtatgggattaacagatgcacactaccatacataaaatagattaaaaaacaagGACTTtatgtataacacagggaataatagtatcttataataatctgtaatgaaaaaattaaaaagaatatagatatatacacagattatgtataactgaatcacttcgatGTTCACCTGaactaacagaatattgtaaatcaactctacttcaattaaagAAGCAAGCAGACAAAAGAAGTCACAGCCTACTCAAGATAAAATGCTGGGTTCAAAGGCGAGTTGTTGGAGAAGTCGGGCTAGAGGCCACCACCAGGGGGAGACTCTTCTTGCTGGGGCATCAGACCCCGGGAAGGGCGagggagagtagcccctgctactTCTCCTGGATCCCAACAGTCCTGCCTCTCTGACTATCTATCCCCCATTTTCAGCCGTTCCATATTTCTGTGTCTCGTTGCTAGTTCCCCTGCCTCTCCCGTTATTCTGCACCCAGTGTTGTCTTTAGTTCAAAGTAAGTGGTTTCTGAAGGGAAGGGAGttagggggagaatggatacatgtatgtgaatGGCTGCGTCCCTGCACTGTTCACCTGGAACTATCACAGTACTGTTAATCGACTATTCCCCAATACAAATAGAAAGTTCATAGTGTGAAAAAAATAAGAGGTTTCTCCCTTGCCCCCGCCCATTCTCCAGTCCCCCTTCCTCCCTTGATCCaggctcctcttctctccccatctATCACCTACATTCACCCCTCCCCTCCTGTGCTCAGCTGCAGAAACGCCAGTTTCCTAACCCTCAGCTCCAACAAGTTTGtctcactctccttttttccctGAGAATGTGTCTCCGCACCTGGACCCTGAATGTGTCCCTGGACCCTCACTCTctgggggtggtggagcgggcTCCTCTTGCAGACGCCTGTAGATCTGGGTGAGCTCCTCCAGCTCCCTCTCCGGCTCCCTGGCATGCTGCCGCAGGGTTTCAGCCGATGCTGCCTTTGCACCATCGTGCAAGTGCATTGACTCCTTCAGTAGGAAGCCCACATCCACCAGGAGGGAGAGCCCTGCGGTGGCCGCCCCCGTGATCCGGGCTCCTTTGGTAACAGCCAAAGCCGTGCCTTTGAAACCTGCCTCTACCTGCTGGATGGCTGGGGCTGCGATTCTCCCAGGGCTCAGGTAGACGTTTGCACTGACTTCAGAGTCAGGGTTGGCTTCACCTGTCTCCATGGCATGTATATTTCTTTCAAGGTGTTTCTCGGCTTCTGCCAACTTCTCTGTTGTGGGAACAATTTGGGGGTTGCTCTTGAGTACCTCTAGGAGCACCTTCCACTTCTTGACACCAATTGACATCAATTGACTGGCTTTGTTTTCTGCTGATGACCTACTCACATGTTCCACGATGCTGGTGGACACAGCGGTCACAGCAGCCGCTGCTCCCAGCCCTATTCCAGTGGCTGAGAGTGCCACACTGGCCCCCGCTGTCACGGGTGCCAGAGCCAGGCCGAGGATGGTCAGGGCTCCAGATAAAGCGCCGGTGCTGCGGGTCACCACATTGGAGATGGTACAGTCCCTGTGGACTTTTCCAACATTGtctgcaagctccaggagcttgTGTTTGAGCTCCACCAGCTGCTGTGTCACCTGAGGAAACTTCTTCAGAAACCTCTTCCTATCCAGCTGCTCTTCTGGGAGCATTTCTTGCTCCTTCCCAGCCAAGTCTCTTTCCAGTTCATTCAGATATTCGTGTAGAGCATTCACGTCTTCCCTGTAACAATGAAGGTCAGGGGGTTAGAAAggcagtttccttgtctgtaaaataggTTCAAAAATGTCTATTCTGCATAAATACAGAGATAGTACTCTAAATCAATTAGAAAAGAAATCTACAAAAGTAAAATTTCCTCTTTCAACATTAAACACAGGTTTTCTACCTTGTAGATGCTCCATATACTTCTTCAATCCTCTAACAGATAAACAAAAGTCGCCTTAGGATACTCGTAACTTAAGAGAGATATTtgatggaattccctggtggtccagaggttatgactctgcactcccactgcCTCGGGCATgactcagtccctggtcagagaccaaggatcccacaagccatgtggctcagccaaaaaaaaaaaaaaccaaaaaaccacatTTGGTAGGGATGTCTCAGAGGCAGGGCGTCACCAGCACTTTGAAAGAGTTGGTGAGTGGGAACTccacagagaaacaaagagaagagTGATTAGAGCAGAAAGCCTGCATTCAAGGGCCTCGGTGTGTAGTGAGGGGTCAACCTGATCTTTGCCCTTGGCTACTGGGAAGTGATTCCTAAGCCCCTAGAATATTCTTGCTGATATGAGTGTCCTTGTCTGCCTGGGCCTTTTGGCCACTGTTCAGTCTGACAAGGAGACATGTGATGGGGCCTCTGGAGGAGCTGGACTCTAGGACATTAGTCTGACCTCAGGGAAGCGCTGGAGACCACAAGTCAGGATAAGTTTTTTTTATAGGTGAGTGTCCCTGGCAGGCAGTGTTCCGTGTTCCTTGCCATACACCGAGTTCCAGAACAGTAACGCATCCTGGAGACAATCGAAGCTTCGGGTGTGAAATCCGCCCAGACTCTGCTCTGTGACTGATGGAAACCCACAGGCTTCCTGTAATACACTGGGATCAGGATGGTTCTCAGTGAGTCCTGTCTGCTCTATAGAGAATTCTCAAACCTGAGGGTGGTTTTGGGGATCCCCTAAATTTGCCATTGGTTCAAATGAAAGCATAGTCCTGGGCACTGTGCCCTCACCCTTTGCAGATTGGCTGTCTCTGTGACTTAgaatttgtagaaaaaaaaaaaaagcccaaagtcAGAACTAGAAGGCACCTTAATAGTCCTTTAGTCTGCCACCTGCTGTCTTCTAAGGCTTGTGTCCTTGGCCTTCCCAGCAGCAGGTCTTTGAGTCTGTCCACTGCCCCAGCTGCCTGGAGATCAGGAGATGTGTTGCTGGTTCCTCTTGGACTCTCCAGCTCACCTCACTGACTCCTGACCCACACTCAGCACCCCTGACCTCTAGGGTGTCGCACGTTAATTTGTGACAGCCTCATGAGCCTGCACCCCAAGGATGCATAGTCCATCAGGTTGAATTACTATTCCCACTGGACACATGCAGACCTGAAACTCTAACACTTAAGCCCAGGACCCAGGAGCTGGGCAGCGCTAGATCCAGGGTCTAGCCCTTGTGGAACTTTGTGGATCCTCTAAAGGTTCGAGACTTGAGGAAACACCCGTCTGAACGGCTGAGCCTGAAGAGACCAGCACTTGCACAGCAGGTGGAGGAAGTGTTTTCCTCTTGGGTGGGGAAGCGCGAAGCTCCTCAGAATCCCTCAAATGACACCAAATCGCAGCCACTCATTGTGACCCTGAAGGGCTCATTGAGCCACAAGGCCTTCCATGTCAGGGAGGCTCCATGGAGATTAGAAGAGGGTCCCAGATGGAGTGAGAACCCAGGTGCCAGGCAGGGTGTGGAGGACACGGTCACCCAGGGGCCTCTAGCCCAGCATGAGGGGATCCCATCAGGGAGGGAAGAAATGTCCCCCCTCCCACTCAGGGGAACCTCTGCTAGGGTCACAGCCCCTTCAGGACCGTGTCCTCGGGGCCCACTCTCTGCACTCTAGTCCCAGTCCTGCTGCCCAAGCCTGACTACTAGTCCTCCAACCTGGACCCTCTGCTCCACCCTGACCCTGGGTTTGACCCTGGTGCAGGCCTCCTTAAGCCTTTGGATGAGATGATTGCACTTGGTTCCCCACCTCTGACCCTGCAGTTCACTCTGAGGCCATCACCATAGTCCATCAGATTGAATTTACTATTcccattgaagtgaagtgaagtgaagtcactcagtcgtgtccgactctttgtgacccgatggactgtagcccatcaggctacttagtccatgggattttccaggcatgaatactggagtgggttgccatttctttc includes these proteins:
- the LOC108636108 gene encoding apolipoprotein L2-like, yielding MLPNTIYDPPQNLLRFPSDSDNIEIFFEDVAECLWNILSREELLLLLTEFLKKIEANAALSREDVNALHEYLNELERDLAGKEQEMLPEEQLDRKRFLKKFPQVTQQLVELKHKLLELADNVGKVHRDCTISNVVTRSTGALSGALTILGLALAPVTAGASVALSATGIGLGAAAAVTAVSTSIVEHVSRSSAENKASQLMSIGVKKWKVLLEVLKSNPQIVPTTEKLAEAEKHLERNIHAMETGEANPDSEVSANVYLSPGRIAAPAIQQVEAGFKGTALAVTKGARITGAATAGLSLLVDVGFLLKESMHLHDGAKAASAETLRQHAREPERELEELTQIYRRLQEEPAPPPPESEGPGTHSGSRCGDTFSGKKGE